TGGGCGCGAGGCGGATGGCCTTGCCCCAGAAGTCGGCCGCGAGATCAAAGCGGCGATCGGCCTCATCGGTTTCGCCCTGCTCTTCGGCGATGCAGCCCAGGTGGTGGTGAATCACCGCCATGTTGTTCAGCGCCTGGGGCATCTTGCTGTTGAGATCCAGGGCTTGGCCGTACTGCTCGAGTGCTTTTTCGTGCTCGCCGTTGCTGGCGTACACGAGGGCCATGTTGTAGAGGATGAAGGCCTTGTCGTTGGGGTCCTCCTCCAGCTTCAGGGCTTCTTTGTAGTTGTCCAACGCTTCGGCGTATTCCCCGTCCGCCTGGGCGCTCATGCCATCGCGGTAGTAGGCGAAGGCCTCCTTGGCCCGTTGGTTGGTCGGCAGCACCTTGAGGATCAGGTCCGCCATGACCGTGAAGCTCTTGTCGATGAAGTTGTCGTTGCGCTGGGAGCGGGGCACGGCAGGCACGGGAGCTTCGTCGCACCATCCTGACTTGTGCTCCGCGGTTCAGGGGAGAAGCGTGAAAAGTCCCTAGCCTTGGGCCTGCCCTCCCTGCTCGCGTGCCGTCCGACCTCGAGCCAGCCGCCCAGCCGGTCGCGCCGCTCTTGCTGGATGTGGAGGGGATGAAATGCGGTGGCTGTGTCCGCTCGGTGGAGCAACGCCTGCTGGCCCAACCGGGGGTGCGCCAGGCGAGCGTCAATTTGCTCAACCGGACCGCCTGGGTGGGTCTGGATCCTGAGGCCGTCACCGCGGAGCCGGCGCAGCCCTTGATCGAGGCCCTGGCCGCCATGGGCTACGCGGCCGCGGTTCGCAACCTGGATGGCGACGATCGGCCGCTGAGCCTGGAGGAGCGGCGGCAGCAACAGGGCTGGTGGCAGCGCTGGCGCCAATTGATGGTGGCGTTGCTGCTGCTGCTCTTCTCGGTCTCCGGGCATCTGGCGGAGGCCGGTGAGCTGCCCTTGGCCCCCTTGGCGGACATCCGCCTGCATGCCCTGGTGGCGACGGCAGCCCTGCTGCTGCCTGGGCGCCCGATCTTGGCTCAGGGCTGGCGTTCGGCCTGGGCCGGTGCCCCGGGGATGGACACCCTGGTGGGACTGGGGATGGGGAGCGCCTACCTGGCCAGCCTGGTGGCCTTGCTTTGGCCGGCCGTGGGCTGGCAGTGCTTCTTCAACGAGCCGGTGATGCTGCTGGGCTTCGTGTTGATGGGCCGCTTCCTGGAAGAGAGAGCGCGGTTCCGCACCGGACGGGCCCTCCACGAGTTAGCCCGCTTGCAACCCGACGAGGCGCTCCTCGTGCTCGGCGATCGCGTCGAGTCGGTTCGCGTTGGTGCCCTGCGGCCCGGGGATCGGCTGCGCCTGCTGCCGGGGGATCGGGTCCCCGTGGACAGCCGCGTGCTGGACGGCCAATCGACCTTGGATGTCTCCAGCCTCACCGGTGAGCCGCTGCCGTTGTTGGCGGCTGCCGGCCAGGAGCTCGCCGCGGGTGCGTTGAATCTGCAGTCGAGCCTCGAGCTCGAGGTGTTGCGACCGGGCCGCGAGAGCGCGGTGGCTCGGATCATTGCCCTGGTGGAGGGTGCCCAGGCCAGGAAAGCGCCGATTCAGACCCTCACCGATCGGGTGGCGGGCCGCTTCAGTGTTGTGGTGATGCTGCTGGCCGCCGCCACCTTTCTCTTCTGGTGGTTGATCGGTGCCCAGCTCTGGCCCCACGTCCTCAGTGCGGCGCCGTCGATGCACCAGCACGGCGGCCATCGCAGCTTGGGCCTCGGCGCTGAAACCCCCTTCGTCTTGGGGCTGCAACTGAGCATCGCCGTGCTGGTGGTCGCCTGCCCCTGCGCCTTGGGCTTGGCGACGCCCACGGCGATCACGGTCGGCAGCGGCCGGGCGGCTCGCTCAGGGGTGCTCTTCCGCGGGGGCGATGTGATCGAGGCGGCCTCCCGGCTGCGCACCCTCTTTTTTGACAAGACTGGAACCCTGACGGTTGGCAGGCCCACGGTGAGGGCTGTGGATCCTGGGGCCAGCGAAGCCGTGTTGATCCAACTGGCCGCCAGCTTGGAGGCCCAGACCCGGCACCCCTTGGCCCACGCCCTGCTGCAGCGGGCCCAGCAGCTGGAGCTCCCGTTGTTGGACGTGCGTGAGGCCCGCACCCTGGCGGGTGATGGCGTCAGTGCCGAGGTGGAGGGCCATGGCCTCTGCCGGGTGGGTCGTCCCGCCTGGCTGCTCGAGGACGGCGTGGCGATCGCCAAGGAGCAGCGGCGTTGGTGGACTGAACAGGAAGCGC
This DNA window, taken from Synechococcus sp. LTW-R, encodes the following:
- a CDS encoding photosystem I assembly protein Ycf3, whose product is MPRSQRNDNFIDKSFTVMADLILKVLPTNQRAKEAFAYYRDGMSAQADGEYAEALDNYKEALKLEEDPNDKAFILYNMALVYASNGEHEKALEQYGQALDLNSKMPQALNNMAVIHHHLGCIAEEQGETDEADRRFDLAADFWGKAIRLAPNNYIEAQNWLKTSGRGSVDVYF
- a CDS encoding cation-translocating P-type ATPase codes for the protein MKCGGCVRSVEQRLLAQPGVRQASVNLLNRTAWVGLDPEAVTAEPAQPLIEALAAMGYAAAVRNLDGDDRPLSLEERRQQQGWWQRWRQLMVALLLLLFSVSGHLAEAGELPLAPLADIRLHALVATAALLLPGRPILAQGWRSAWAGAPGMDTLVGLGMGSAYLASLVALLWPAVGWQCFFNEPVMLLGFVLMGRFLEERARFRTGRALHELARLQPDEALLVLGDRVESVRVGALRPGDRLRLLPGDRVPVDSRVLDGQSTLDVSSLTGEPLPLLAAAGQELAAGALNLQSSLELEVLRPGRESAVARIIALVEGAQARKAPIQTLTDRVAGRFSVVVMLLAAATFLFWWLIGAQLWPHVLSAAPSMHQHGGHRSLGLGAETPFVLGLQLSIAVLVVACPCALGLATPTAITVGSGRAARSGVLFRGGDVIEAASRLRTLFFDKTGTLTVGRPTVRAVDPGASEAVLIQLAASLEAQTRHPLAHALLQRAQQLELPLLDVREARTLAGDGVSAEVEGHGLCRVGRPAWLLEDGVAIAKEQRRWWTEQEAQGATVVAVALAGSSQLQGLIALEDQARDDAQGALAQLRAMGLALGLLSGDRQSPVRHLAAQLGLPPEELAWELLPQQKLERIDQARRDSSPVGMVGDGINDAPALAAADLGIAVGTGTQIAIDTADLVVLGERLEAIPMALRLARRTMAKVRQNLIWAFGYNLVVLPIAAGVLLPGFGVVLSPPLAALLMAMSSITVVVNALLLGRDD